A DNA window from uncultured Methanoregula sp. contains the following coding sequences:
- a CDS encoding PDDEXK nuclease domain-containing protein, with the protein MKRTGKKLKKKTGEGDTVTQDFEPVSIAPALLGDLQSLIDSARIRVAVGVNAEMVLLYWDIGERIRKEILKDERAAYGKQVVKGLSDQLTMRYGAGFTRANLFHMIHFAETFPDRKIIYTLCRQLSWSHFRNIIYIDDPLAREFYTEMCRLERWSIRTLQAKIQGMLFERTALSKKPEELARKELAALRDEDRITPDLVFKSPYFLEFLGLSDTFSEKDLENSILRDLERFILELGTDFSFVARQKRITVDGEDYYIDLLFYHRKLHRLVVIDLKLGKFKAADKGQIELYLRWLDKYDRQPGEEAPIGLVLCAGSSAEHVELLELEASSIRVAEYLTELPPREVLEKKLKSAVAMHKERLAAQGTGK; encoded by the coding sequence ATGAAGCGAACAGGAAAGAAACTGAAGAAAAAGACCGGTGAAGGTGATACGGTGACACAGGATTTCGAACCTGTATCGATAGCACCGGCTTTGCTCGGGGATCTCCAGTCACTCATCGATTCTGCCCGGATCCGGGTTGCAGTAGGCGTGAATGCTGAAATGGTCCTTCTTTACTGGGATATCGGTGAGCGCATCCGAAAAGAGATCCTTAAGGATGAACGTGCAGCATATGGTAAACAGGTTGTCAAGGGATTATCAGATCAGCTGACCATGCGCTATGGAGCCGGATTTACGAGGGCAAACCTGTTTCATATGATCCATTTCGCAGAGACTTTTCCTGACCGGAAGATTATCTACACACTGTGTAGACAATTGAGCTGGTCACATTTCCGGAATATCATCTATATCGATGATCCGCTCGCCCGGGAATTCTACACCGAGATGTGCCGGCTCGAACGCTGGAGCATCCGAACCCTGCAGGCAAAAATCCAGGGGATGTTATTCGAACGTACCGCCCTCTCTAAGAAACCGGAAGAACTTGCCCGAAAAGAACTTGCCGCACTCCGTGATGAAGACCGGATAACACCGGACCTTGTCTTCAAGAGCCCGTACTTCCTGGAATTCCTCGGGTTGTCCGATACATTTTCAGAAAAAGATCTGGAGAATTCCATTCTCCGGGATCTGGAGCGTTTCATCCTCGAACTCGGTACGGATTTCTCATTTGTCGCACGGCAAAAAAGGATCACGGTGGATGGTGAGGATTACTACATTGATCTGCTCTTCTATCACCGGAAACTTCACAGGCTTGTCGTGATCGATCTCAAGCTGGGGAAGTTTAAGGCAGCGGACAAGGGGCAGATCGAACTCTACCTGCGCTGGCTGGACAAGTACGATCGTCAGCCGGGCGAAGAAGCGCCTATCGGGCTTGTCCTCTGTGCGGGGTCTTCTGCGGAACATGTAGAACTCCTCGAACTCGAAGCAAGCAGCATCCGCGTTGCCGAGTATCTCACTGAACTCCCGCCCCGCGAAGTGCTGGAGAAGAAACTTAAAAGCGCGGTTGCGATGCACAAAGAACGTCTTGCGGCACAGGGGACGGGGAAATAA